The Aspergillus nidulans FGSC A4 chromosome VII nucleotide sequence GATATTCAGACTGAGCTTGGCCGCTTGCTGGTTCGGCCGAACGAGATTTGCGTGATTCCTCGTGGTGTAAGGTTTGTACTACGCGCTGACAAACCATATTTGAGATCATGAGCTTACGGAATAAGATACCGTGTTACCCTACCCGACGGTCCTGTGAGAGGCTACATTTGCGAGCTCTACCAGGGCCACTATCAGCTACCCGAATTAGGACCTATTGGATCCAACGGTCTTGCGAATGCACGAGACTTTCAAGCACCAGTGGCTGCCTttgacgacgaggaaggacCGACGGAATACCGACTGTACAGCAAGTTCAACAACCACCTCTTCTCCGCGCGCCAGGATCACACCCCTTTTGACATTGTCGCATGGCATGGCAACTACTACCCCTACAAATATGACCTTGGCcgcttcaacaccatggGCTCCGTATCATTCGACCACCCTGACCCCTCCATCTACACGGTGCTCACCGGCCCGTCCGATCATGTGGGCACTGCTATTGCTGACTTTGTTATTTTTCCGCCGCGCTGGTTGGTTGCGGAGAAAACTTTCCGGCCTCCCTGGTATCACCGCAATACTATGTCAGAATTCATGGGTTTGATCACCGGAAACTATGATGCGAAGACTGGTGGCGGCTTCCAACCTGCTGGCGCGAGTCTGCACAACATCATGAGTGCACATGGGCCGGACATGCATGCATTCGAGGGAGCAAGCAACGCGGACCTGAAACCTACGAAGATTGGGGATGGCAGCATGGCTTTCATGTTTGAAAGGTAGGTCAACCTGTCTTTTTTCCAAGTTCGAAATACTAACTTTGCATAGCTCCCTCATGGTTGGCGTGTCGGAGTGGGGTCTTAAGACATGCCAGAAGGTGCAGGAGGAGTATAACGAACATAGCTGGCAGCCCTTGAAGAGGCACTTCAAGGATCCAAGGAAGGCCCAGTGATTCTGAGTAACTTTTATCTTGGAGAAAAACTGTGATATACCAGCATGAATTACTGAAGCGCTTTGTAATAGGTTTAAAACATTATTTTTGACAAGTTCAAAGCCAAACATATCCTGGAAGTAGCCACATTAGGTTTCACTTCTACTCAAAAAACTATACGccctcaacctccttcctcatcgcctCCTTCACGATTGCCCCACACATCTTCGCATACGGATTCGTTTGCACAGCCATCTGCTGCGCAACTTTATTCCCATACcggccgccaaagaagaagtcacGGCTTGCCATTTCTTCTAGACCCTCGGAACCGATCTCCTTCAATGTATCAGGGATAAACTTGATTTCATGCTCGTCACCGTTCCTGAGTTGCCGCGATATCTTCAGGAGAAGGTAGGCGCGGTGTGTATGAGTGTCTGCTAAGAGCCTTGCCTGACTCGTGGAGACAGCATCTGCGGGTGAGAGAGGAGTGGCGAGAGTAATTGCGTTGCCTAGATCTGAGAGGAGAGACGAGAGACGGGAGGCTGTTTCTGAAGCGGATTTCTGCTTAAGCTCGTTTTCGTCATCGATCAACATTCGCAGAGCCTGAGCTCGATTTGCGTAAGCGGATGGGTATCTTGGGTATTCATTGATAATGGCATCGAGGGCATTGATTGCGGATTGAACCTGGCTGGTTTCCGGTGTCGGCTGTGTTGTCGATGCTAATGGGGTGATAATCTCTCTCTCGCGAGCTTGCAGAGCCGTGTGTTCTTCAAGAGAGATACCCAGGTGTGCTGGGAGCTGAGGAAGGCTTAAGTCAACTGTCACTGCTGAGGATGGTGAGGATTCGGCGTCGAAGAGGGCTTGTAGAACGGCGGAGTCGTTGGTTGTTAGGGAGGGTttggaggagttgattgTCGTTGCGGACATTTTGCTAGCTTAGTGTTGGTATAACCTAATCTCTGGATgtgagaagaaaagatctCGGTGTAATTTGATATCTGGAGAAGAGATACTGGCACAAACCATGTGCTTAATCTCGTGTGTAATGGCGATGGCTGCTGCCGGATACTTGGCGGGCGGCCCCGGGTGTTTCGAAATAGCCGTCACTTTCCTCGCCCAATATCCGTCTCCAgccgtcttcaacctcgtcctcccgGAACTTTAACATCTCGGTCACGATGAATAATGCGCAGCGAATATACGAAAGATAGAGGAATACCATATCACACATCATTATTACTCGATATCCGTATTCTGGGTTTATAACCACAGAAACCCTCGCACAAACCATTCCGCGTCAACCATCGATATTCAGTTTCTACTCAAGATACCCTTTAGATATCAGGTTCCAGATATACTTACTACCACAAGATGGCGCCCTCCGCAATCGACCCTCCGACCTCAACATCTCTGCCCTCCTCTATCTCTAGCTATCGTGGCTATGACCACGTTCATTGGTATGTCGGCAATGCCAAACAAGCCGCCTCATACTACATCACCCGCATGGGTTTCAAGCGCATCGCCTACCGCGGCCTGGAGACAAACTCCCGCGCCATCTGCTCCCACGTCATTCGTAACGGCGACATTACATTTGTACTCACTTCGCCCCTCCGCTCGCTAGACCAAATATCCCGGTTCACAcctgaagagcaagaccTCCTGAGAGAGATCCACCACCATCTCGAGCAGCACGGGGACGCGGTCAAGGACGTTGCGTTTGAGGTCGACTCTGTCGATGCGGTGTTCAATGCAGCGGTGGCGAACGGAGCCAAGGTTGTGAAAGGCTTGACAACagtggaggatgagaatgggaAAGTGACGATGGCAACAATCCAAACGTACGGGCAGACTACACATACGCTTATTGAACGAGGCGCGTATAGAGGAACTTTCTTGCCCGGGTACAGAGTCGAAACAAGCCTCGAAGACCCGATTTCGGCTTTGTTACCGGGTGTCCTGTTGAACCGAATTGACCACTGCGTTGGTAACCAGGATTGGAATGAGATGGATAAGATTTGTGAATAGTATGTCCTCTCCCTGACTAAAAAAAATATGTACAGAGGCTAATGAGAGCAGCTACGAAAAAGCTCTTGGATTCCACCGATTCTGGTCCGTTGACGATAAGCAGATCTGCACGTAAGTCACCTTTAAGGCAAATGTCACAGCCACGATGCTAATTCGCAGCAGCGAGTTTTCCGCCCTAAAGAGTATTGTCATGGCCTCCCCCAATGATATCGTCAAAATGCCCATCAATGAGCCCGCCAAAGGCAAAAAGCAATCACAGATTGAAGAGTATGTCGATTTTTACAACGGCGCCGGAGTACAGCACATTGCCCTCCTAACAGACGACATCATCCGCGACATCACGAATCTTAAGGCGCGCGGCGTGGAGTTTATCAAGGTCCCTGATACATATTATGAGGACATCAAGATTAGactgaagaaggctggatTAACTCTACATGAGGACTTTGAGACAATCCGGGCTTTGGATATCTTGATTGATTTCGACGAGAATGGGTATTTGTTGCAATTGTTTACAAAGGTAACCACCCACTCTCCTTGTTCCTACCTATATGCAAGGTAACGGAAGCTGACCGATGAAACTAGCACCTTATGGACCGTCCTACAGTGTTTATTGAAATCATTCAACGACACAACTTTTCTGGATTCGGAGCTGGAAATTTTAAGTCATTGTTTGAGGCTATTGAGAGGGAGCAGGCGCTGCGAGGCAATCTTGTGTAAACTTGAATTCCTTCAGACTATTGTAATCCTATTATCATTGACCGCAGACATTTCCGTCTCTTCTTACTATACCCAGGAGTGAGCAATGCTAAGGATTAAAATCTGACTGGGAGCGTTGGTGCTCCGTTCCTAAGATTAAGGCCTTTAGACATAAGAGCCCTCGGATATTAAGCTAAGGATATGGCACCAGGGGAGAATGAAATAACGTCAATCTCCTATGCCACATAGCGTTACCGTATAACGCCACAGGCAGAAATATTTTCGTAGGGGGATTGGATCCGAGCCCTAGGGGGTTGTCTGAGACATTCTTTTTGCCCTTTGCTACAGTAATGTCTGGTTTGCAGTACTTTCACCGAGTAACATAACCTGCTTTATTTAAACAATATCCTCCAAGACTGTAATCTCCCTGTGGCGGTTTTCATTTACTTCTTTTTTGAAGAGCTGGTACCCCCAGGCGTAGAACCTGGCCGGCGCTTGTACTTCCGAGGGTCTGGTAACATCAGCAGAGTTTCAGCGAAGACAGCCCACGCCTCTTACCTTTCCTGCTCATCAGGGTCTTATTCCTGGTcccctttcctccttcccagaaCCCGCTCCCTGCTTTTCCAATTAGGTATGAGCGACAGATACCGCAGTTCTCAGGACGGTATATTTGTTCGCGAGAACAAAAGCCACTGAATAAATATAATCCGTTAGACTAATTCAGACAAATTAAGTAGATATGAGATAGGGATACGCATACCAGATCATGCGGTTTGCGTGCTCGTTTGGATGGTCTGTGGCTGCATCGTGGCATCTATTGGCCGTTAGGGTCTGAAAGTCGAATTCTCAGAGTTCTACATACTTGTCACAAGGAAAGACTTTCTGACAGCAGCTGAATCTGTAAGGTGTAAGAAGACGGCCATGTATGAAGAGAAGTAGATGAGGTACCTGAACCAGCGGTAGCTTTTGCTATAGTGCATGCATCGACCGCGTCGGGGTAGTTCCTGGCCTGCCACGATACCAAGAACTTCCTTTGGCTGTTATGACTGTCAGTAATTGTGATACCGAGATCGAAGAGTAATGTACCTTTTTTCGCGCTGGAGCACGTTCTCGTGACGTGACTGCGAAATTAGTACTCAAGAGTCTTAACCAATGGTCAGAGCTAACTCACATGCTGCTGATCCTACTTTGAGGAATTTCACTTCAGGAATTTTGAACACTGCGATGATTAGTGAAAGTGTAATTGATTCACAGGGCACCATCATACCTAATTTACGATGGCATTGGCGGCAGTTGGCCATGGCGCTCTCCCCTCGGACTGCGACTACCCCTGGTCCTGGAAATGGGGTCGAACACTCCGCGCACGTTGGGATGAATCCGCTATCATGGGGTAAGTATGCAGACTAATAAGCCAGATTAATAACGTACCTAGGCAGAAGATCCACTACTGTGCAGCCGTCCAGGTCCAGGTAGCCTGCACGGTTAGAGTTGGGGTGCATCAACAATCGACGGAACCCTACAAAGTGAGCAAGTCATCCATGCAAAACGGAGGTGTTCCTACCTAAACTCATAGGGTTTGTGCATTTTTTGCAAACCTCGACCTTTGGAGATAGTACGCCGCTGCTGTCCTTGGTCTGAGGTATATTCCTTACATCCAGCTGTTCTTTGCACCTGTCACATTTGACCGTAATGTAAAGACcaacaagctcaagaagctcaatgccGTAGAGCTCCAGGAACGGAAATGAAAGTGCAACTCCATGTTCCGTAGCAGGCTCTGGCAGATCTGGAACCGGCGCACCACCATCCGTCTCATCGTCCGAGCAGTCGT carries:
- the hmgX gene encoding protein hmgX (transcript_id=CADANIAT00008554) encodes the protein MSATTINSSKPSLTTNDSAVLQALFDAESSPSSAVTVDLSLPQLPAHLGISLEEHTALQAREREIITPLASTTQPTPETSQVQSAINALDAIINEYPRYPSAYANRAQALRMLIDDENELKQKSASETASRLSSLLSDLGNAITLATPLSPADAVSTSQARLLADTHTHRAYLLLKISRQLRNGDEHEIKFIPDTLKEIGSEGLEEMASRDFFFGGRYGNKVAQQMAVQTNPYAKMCGAIVKEAMRKEVEGV
- a CDS encoding protein hpdA (transcript_id=CADANIAT00008555), with product MAPSAIDPPTSTSLPSSISSYRGYDHVHWYVGNAKQAASYYITRMGFKRIAYRGLETNSRAICSHVIRNGDITFVLTSPLRSLDQISRFTPEEQDLLREIHHHLEQHGDAVKDVAFEVDSVDAVFNAAVANGAKVVKGLTTVEDENGKVTMATIQTYGQTTHTLIERGAYRGTFLPGYRVETSLEDPISALLPGVLLNRIDHCVGNQDWNEMDKICEYYEKALGFHRFWSVDDKQICTEFSALKSIVMASPNDIVKMPINEPAKGKKQSQIEEYVDFYNGAGVQHIALLTDDIIRDITNLKARGVEFIKVPDTYYEDIKIRLKKAGLTLHEDFETIRALDILIDFDENGYLLQLFTKHLMDRPTVFIEIIQRHNFSGFGAGNFKSLFEAIEREQALRGNLV
- the hmgA gene encoding homogentisate 1,2-dioxygenase hmgA (transcript_id=CADANIAT00008553) gives rise to the protein MPVTEFSFKDPYTYQNGFDSYHESEAIEGALPVGHNSPQKAPYGLYAEKLSGTAFTAPRHENKQTWVYRILPAAAHENFVEEDASSYHTLSDAKKLQHIPNQLRWDPFDLDETVDWVHGLHLVAGSGDPTVKQGLGILLYAAGKDMGKEAFYSADGDFLIVAQHGVLDIQTELGRLLVRPNEICVIPRGVRYRVTLPDGPVRGYICELYQGHYQLPELGPIGSNGLANARDFQAPVAAFDDEEGPTEYRLYSKFNNHLFSARQDHTPFDIVAWHGNYYPYKYDLGRFNTMGSVSFDHPDPSIYTVLTGPSDHVGTAIADFVIFPPRWLVAEKTFRPPWYHRNTMSEFMGLITGNYDAKTGGGFQPAGASLHNIMSAHGPDMHAFEGASNADLKPTKIGDGSMAFMFESSLMVGVSEWGLKTCQKVQEEYNEHSWQPLKRHFKDPRKAQ